The nucleotide sequence TCGATCCATGATAGCGCTTGATCCAGCCCGACACCTGCCGCGCCACGTAGGAGCCTTCTTTGCGCAGTGCGCCGAGTCCCGCGGCCTCGTAGTCCAGCCCATGGAGCGCCGCCAGGTTCTTTACGAAGGCCTCGCAGCAGCCGCGCACCGTCAACTCATCCGCGTCGAAGCCTTCGGGCTTCACCCCGCGAAATATCGAACCGCGAATGCGCTCCATCACATAGAACTGTGCGCCCATGACTTCCAAATCATCACACAGCGCCAGGGGCTTCGGCGCCGCCGGATAGATGGGGTGCAGCGCCGACAACACGGTGTATTCACGGCCCATGTCATGGGCGGACTTCACCTTGCTGCCGAAGGGCGGTCTTCGGAGCACCAGCTCCCGCTCGCCCACCTTGAGCAGATAGGTCAGGTTGGAAAAGCCGCTGGGAAACTGAGCCACTTCGAGCGTCCCCTCAAGATCGGGGATAGCCGATTTCAGGTACGCCTCGAGACGCGAAAGGTCGAACTCTTCGCCAGGTCGGATGGGCTTGGGGGTGTCGATCATAGTAGTCATTACTGATGAGATTCCGCCTGCGCCTTATACAACTCCAGAATCCGCTTGGCCGCCGACATCTTGTGTACCTCGTCCGGGCCATCGTAAATGCGGCTGGCGCGCTCATTCCGCCAGAAGGACGCGAGGGGCGTGCGGTCGGTGATGCCGAGACCGCCGTGGGCCTGAATCGCGCGGTCCAGTACTTTCATCATCACATTGGGCACGAAGAACTTGATGAGCGAAATCTCCACCCGCGCCTCTTTCGCGCCCTTCCGGTCGATGGTATCCGCCGCCTGCAGCACCATAAGTCGCGCGGCATTAATCTCTGCGCGGCTCTCGGAAATCCAGCCTTGAACGAACTGCTGCATGCCCAGGGTGCGCTCCGGCGCCACTTCGCGGCTGAGCGCCTGGGCGCAGAGCAATTCAAAGGCGCGCTCACTTATGCCCACCCAGCGCATGCAGTGGTGAATGCGGCCCGGCCCAAGGCGCTCCTGCGCGATGAGAAAGCCGGCGCCCTCTTCGCCCAGGCGATTGGACTGGGGCACGCGGACGTTCTCATAATTCACTTCCGCGTGGCTGTCCCAGTCTTCGCCCCGATGGCCCATGCAGGAGATATTCTCCACAAGCGTAAAGCCGGGCGTGTCCAGCGGCACGATGATCTGGCTCGCCCGCAGATGCTTCGGCGCCTCGGGATTCGTCACGGCCATCACGATGGCAAAGTTCGCGCCTTCGGCGGACGAGGTGAACCACTTGCGGCCATTGATCACGTAGTCGTCGCCATCCTTCACCGCCGTCGTGCCCATCCAAGTGGGGTTCGAGCC is from Candidatus Hydrogenedentota bacterium and encodes:
- a CDS encoding phosphotransferase family protein yields the protein MTTMIDTPKPIRPGEEFDLSRLEAYLKSAIPDLEGTLEVAQFPSGFSNLTYLLKVGERELVLRRPPFGSKVKSAHDMGREYTVLSALHPIYPAAPKPLALCDDLEVMGAQFYVMERIRGSIFRGVKPEGFDADELTVRGCCEAFVKNLAALHGLDYEAAGLGALRKEGSYVARQVSGWIKRYHGSKTDDIPAIDTVMAWLEANHPEDSGATLVHNDYKFDNVVMDPHDPTKIIGVLDWEMCTIGDPLMDLGTVLGYWIEKGDPDLGVIQCFLSQEPGMMTRKEMATLYAELTGRSLENILFYYVFALFKLAVIVQQIYYRYKQGLTKDERFAPLIYVVGALGHRAEGCIETGAM
- a CDS encoding acyl-CoA dehydrogenase family protein translates to MDFTVSAKMEDLLGRVRAFVREELYPLEPQLLSEGFGALLPVLQEKRKKVRSLGLALPQIEKEHGGLGLSVLEHGLVQAELAKSPVGVYCFNCQAPDAGNMEILIKFGTPEQKEKYLKPLLAGEIRSCFSMTEPDFPGSNPTWMGTTAVKDGDDYVINGRKWFTSSAEGANFAIVMAVTNPEAPKHLRASQIIVPLDTPGFTLVENISCMGHRGEDWDSHAEVNYENVRVPQSNRLGEEGAGFLIAQERLGPGRIHHCMRWVGISERAFELLCAQALSREVAPERTLGMQQFVQGWISESRAEINAARLMVLQAADTIDRKGAKEARVEISLIKFFVPNVMMKVLDRAIQAHGGLGITDRTPLASFWRNERASRIYDGPDEVHKMSAAKRILELYKAQAESHQ